The window GCTTCAAGTTCCGATAAAAATATTTGCCCGCTTTGTTTACCGCCCGCGTTTGAAAGAGCAAGTTTATAATTATAATAATTATAAAAAATATTAAACATTTTTTTACCTACGGACATTCCATAGATTTTTGCCCAAACCAAGTCTTCGGCAAAATTAAAACCGGACTTAACTTTTTGTAAATTCATAAAACTTGTTCCGTCATAATCGGAATAAAAATCCTGATAATCGGCTTCAAGTTTTTCAAAATCATTATACAATATAGGGTAAAATAAAAAGGATTCAATTAAAAATAAAAAAGCGTCATCGGTATTTTCCGAATACTTTAATAAAATTTCCTGTCCGGTTTTTATCTGTCCGCGGTAAATAAGAGAATGAGCCGCCCATACCCTGCATAACGATTCGAGGTTTTCAAAATAAAGAGACGCAAAATCACCGGCAAGATTAAACACCTCTTCAGCTTTTTGAAATTCGCCCACCTGTAAATAAATTCTTCCCTGCATAAATAAACACGGAATCTTCCACTCCTGCTCAAAATATTCGTTTACCGCATTTGAAAGTTTATCCAAAAAAGTAATAGCCTGTTTTAAATTATTTTGTAAAAAATATACTACCGCTATATTGAATAAAGCCTCACAAATAAAGCCGCTGTCGTGTGTATGCTCGGCGATATCAAGAGAATATGTAAAATACGTAAGCGCATCGGAAATTTTATTTTCGCTTAAATTAAAAAATGCCAATAAGGATAAAGCCCTATACTCGCCTGAGGAGAATTTATAATCTTGAAAAAACGTAATTGCGGTTTTTGTAAGAGAATAGGCTTTTTGAAAACTGCCTTCAATTTGGGCAATTAATGCGGTTTGATAATATTTTAAAGGTTCAAATAAAACCTGATTTTTATATTTTTTTAAATTCATTCCTTCGATTGCCGCATTGGAATAATTATGAAAAACGGAAGCTATTAAAAATTCTTGAGTACATTCAAAACTTAAGGAAGTAAAAATATTTTCGCTATCGTCATCCGCATGTAAAAACCCCGATTTATATTTATCCCATAAAAAAATTTGCAATATGTACATCAACGGATTTTTTTATATAACCTATCCTTCTTTCAATTATTTCAAGTAATCCGTAAGGTGCCGTGTAAATATTACCCGGAGCCGAAATGATTCCCGCCGAATACATCCATATATAAACATCATTAAAAAAAGTTTTACTTTTATTTAAAGAATTCAAAAAAAGATTCAGTTCATCGAAAAAAAAGTATCTTCCCGATATTAAAATTATATAAACCAATTCCAGTAAATCTTCAGGTATATTATAAATTGCAGGGACATCGGATTGCACATTTTTAATAATTGCGGATTTATCGGCTGCAAGAATTTTTTTTGCTTCATTTAAATTTTTCTCATCATCGATATTATCGACAAGGATTTGAATAGGTTCTCCGTTATTTATATAATTTACATACGCTTTTAAATATATCCCTGCATTCATTAAAAAAGCATCTACAAAATATTGCGGCATATCCTTTGCAAACCTGTGTTTTTTTAAATATAAGTATGAGCTTTTTGTAGAGAAAAAAGATTTTCTGTCAGCTTCGGAAAGTTTTAAAATTAAATTCTCATCTATGGGGTTTGCAAGAATAAAATTATATAAGGACCAAAAATAACTGTCGTTACGATGGACGATTACGGAAGGTTTATTTATATTATCACTCTCCGCTTGATAATCAATACCGTTAAAAAATTTAAAATTATTACATTCGGATAACTCGGAGTTATATGATTTAAATTCAATATATTTTGAAAGTTTGGATTCCGCCTTTTTGGAAGCGAACATTCCGTTTTCAGGTATTAAAAGTTTTTTATAGTTTAATAATAATTCCGCCAATTCCTGAAAAGAAAAATTATCATTGTAATAATCGGTAATACAACGTATTTCCGCAATTTTTTCTCCGTATACGTCAAATATTTTACTTAAATTAAATAAAAATCTTGAAACCGAGTATATGTAAGCTATGGAATCTTTTTTAAAACAAAAACCCAATCCCGTTTGGCATTTAAAAAATACTCCGCCGTTATTTGCAGCTTCATGCTTTACCGAAGCCGTAAAATTATTTACCCTGTTTAAATCGATTTTACGGAGTTGTCTTTCATAGGGCAACTCTAAAAAAACACAAAACATAATTTATTCCTTAAAATTTATACTTATCCAGTTACAGCCGTTTTATACGTTACAAGGTCGTCGATAAAATCATCTTCCGCTTTTATATTTTCTTTTTTCCATTCTTCAAGTTTTTTTTCTTTTAATTTTGAAATTGCCTTACGCTTCGATGCCGCTTCAATGTAAATTTTACGTTTTTCATCTATAATAATTTGAGCTTGTACCGACTTGTTTATAAGTTCGTCTTTTTCTTTATTTAAGCGTATAATACAGTTTTGAATCGAATGTAATTCGTCTATCGAAACCGTACTTCCGTCGAAATTAAGTTTTTGAGAATTTTGAGCATATAAACTTGCAATATTTTTTAAGGCAAGCTTTAATGAATCAAGGTATGCAATCGCATGTGCCAATTCAATTTCCGCTTTTCGTTCATAAAATTCACGCAAGTGTAAAAGTTTTTCCAACCGGAAATTAAAACGTTTCATTTCCCCTCCGCTTTAAGATGTTTTAAGAGTCAACAGCCGTTTCCCCATACAAGTTTGCGGCTTCGGAAGGCTGCACATATTTTTTTATTGCACCTCTTCCCAAAGCATCTTCACTGCATTCAAAATCGGGTATTTCTATCCCGGTAATTTCCGAAAGCTTTTTTAATGTGTCTTCCAGCTTTGCGGGGTCATTTACATCTTGAGTTAAAAAATCATAAATTAAGGGATAGTGCTCTATTGCGTCATCAATATTTGCATCGCTTCCTTTTTGATAAGCCCCTACTAAAATCATATCTTCCGATTCGGTATAAGCCGCCAAAAGATTTCTTGCTTTGGTTACGGCTTTTTTGGTATTTTCACCTGCAACCCTATTCGCCAAACGGGAAATGCTTCTTAAAACATTTATTGCAGGGTATTGACCGCGTTGGGCAAGTCGGCGTTCCAAAACGATATGCCCGTCAAGGATTCCGCGGACGGTATCGGAAATCGGCTCGTCCATATCATCTCCGTCAACAAGCACCGTATAAAAACCGGTTATCGAGCCCTTATCGGAAGTGCCGCTGCGCTCCAAGAGCTTAGGCATTGTTTCAAAAACGCTCGGCGTATAGCCCCGTGTAGCGGGAGGCTCTCCGATTGCCAAACCTATTTCACGTTGCGCGCGGGCAAAACGGGTAACGGAATCGAATAAGAGCATAACATCTTTTCCCCGGTCACGGAAATATTCGGCAATTGCAGTTGCGGTATACGCTCCTCTTATTCTCGCCAGGGGACTTTGGTCGGAGGTTGCCGTAACAATTACGGAATGCTTTAAACCTTCAGGCCCCAAATCATGTTCTATAAAATCTACGACTTCTCTTCCGCGCTCGCCTATTAACGCAATTACATTTACATCGGCATTGGTGTTCCGCGCAATCATTCCCAGTAAGGTAGATTTGCCGATACCGGAGCCTGAAAAAATTCCAAGCCGCTGCCCCCGTCCGACTGCAAGAAGACCGTCAATTGCGCGTATACCCGTAACAATCCTTTGGCGAATGGGTTTACGTTTCATAGGATCGGGGGGAGGAGCCGTTACGGGATATCTGATGTCGGAATAAGGCTCGGGTTTTCCGTCGGCGGATTGACAAAGAGAATCAACGACACGGCCCAATAAAACATTTCCTACGGGAATTGATAAAATTTCTCCCGAAGCAATTACGACATCTCCTACTTTTACGCCCTGAACGTCGGTAAAGCTCATAAGCTGAACGATATTGCCGTTTAACCCTACAACTTCGGCCTTTAAGCCCTTAGGTTTGTCATCGGTAATAATTTGGCAAAGTTCTCCTACAACGGCAACGGGCCCCTCGCTTTCAATCAGCATACCGTGCACACGCACGACCCGCCCTGTAAATTTAATCGGGTCGGTTTCGGTAACCGCATTTGTGTATTTATCGAAAATACTAATCATAAACAAAATCCGCTAGATATTTCCGGTTTTAATCTTAGTTTTAATCGGAGATATTTCCAAAATCTTTTGTTCGAGTTCGTTAAGCTGACTTGCAATTTTTGCGTCAACCGCGCCGAAATCGGTTTCGATAATACAACCGCCCTGGTCTACGGTAGAATCTTCCACAACGGTAATATTTTTTATATTTTCCGCCGTCGAGATAAAATTCTTTGTATGTTCCGTGGTCATTCCGACGTCCGCAAGATTGACGCGGATAATTACGTCTCCGCGCCCTTTTACCTTCCTCAAAGCATGTACGACATTTGAAACTACGACATTGCGCTGGTTTTCCGAAATTACCTTTACTACTTTACGCGTCATTAGCAAGACCAAATCTACAATTTGCTGTTCGGTTTCGGAAAGAATTTCCTGACGCCTATCCATTGTTTTTGTTATAATTGTTTGAAGCCTTGTTATTAAACGCTTAACTTCAAGATCTCCTTCTTTATAACCTTCTTCCCTGCCGCGGCTAAAACCTTCCTGATACCCTTCCCTGTTTACCGAAGCCTGATTGCTTTGAGCGTCGGAAATAATTGCCTTTGCGCTTGCTTCGGCTTCTGCAATAATTTTTTTAGCTTCATCTTTTGCTTTTTGAGAAACAACTTGAGCCTCATCGGTTTGCCTTTTAACTTCATCAAAGGCGGCATTTTCCGCTTCCTTAATGATCTTATCGGCGGCGGCCCGTGCTTCGGCAAACATTTGCTCTTTTTCCTTTTCCCATTCTATTTTAAAATCTTCAGCTTCCTTTTTTAAATCTTCAATAGACGGCCCTTCATACACGGGAACATCTTCAACGATTTCTTCTTCGGGTTCATTTTGAAAAGTTTTATTAAGCTGTAAAAAAACAACGTCATTCGCTTTTTTATTTACTTCAAAGCCTCTAAAAATAGTTTTAGCCATAAGCAGTCTCCGTTTTTATATCAGCTCGTCTTCTTCGGAGCGGGCAATAACAATTTCACCCTTATCTTCCAAATGACGGATAATAGACACAATCTTTTGCTGAGCTTCTTCAACATCTTTAACACGTATCGGGCCCATATATTCCATTTCTTCACGGAGCATAGCTCCCGCACGCTTACTCATATTTCTAAATATCTTATCTTGAACTTCAGCGTCAACCTGTTTAAGAGCCTTTGCCATTTCATCGTTATTAACTTCGCGTAAAACCTTACCGATTGACCTGTCGTCAAGCATAACAATGTCTTCAAATACGAACATTTTCTTCTTAATTTCTTCTGCCAAATCGGGATCTTCATCTTCAAGAGATTCTATAATGGATTTTTCGGAAGAGCGATCAACAAGGTTAAGAATTTCTACGATACTGTCTACGCCTCCGGCCGCCGTATAGTCTTCGCTTGAAATAGTGGAAAGTTTCTTTTCAAGAACGCGTTCCACTTCGCGCAAAACATCGGGAGAAGTTCTGTCCATAGTTGCAACACGCCGCGCAACATCGCTTTGAATTTCATCGGGAAGGTTTTGCAAAATTACCGAAGCCTTTTGCGGTTCAAGGTATGCAAGAATAAGAGCAATGGTTTGCGGATGTTCTTGCTGAATAAAGTTTAAAAGGTGCGCGGGGTCGGTTCTTCTTATAAAATCGAAGGGACGCACTTGCAGGGAGCTTGTAAGCCTATTGATAATTTCAATTGCTTTTTGGCTTCCGAAAGTTTTTTCCAAAACATCGCGTGCGTAATCAATACCTCCCGTGGTAATAAAGTTTTGCGCCGCCATTAAGTCTTGGAACTCTTGAAGAACGGCGTCCTTTAACTCCGCGTCTACGGTTTCCGTTCTTGCAATTTCAAAAACTATTTTTTCAACTTCATCTTCGCGCAGGCGCTCCATAATTTTTGCGGAAATTTCTCCTCCGAGGGAAACCAAAAAGATTGCCGCCTTTTGTCTTCCGGTAAGAGAGTTTATATCTTTTCCTTTTTTCGCGCTTCCTCTTTCTTTTGCAGGTGCTACAGCCATTTTATTCCTCCATCAGCCAAGTTCTAATTAAAAGAGCTACATCTTCAGGATGTTCACGCGCAATGTTAATTGCATTTTCCTGAAGCTCCAAGCGTTTACGCTCTTCAACCGTCATTGAAACATCGGCATTTGCCAATTGCGCTTCGTATAACTGCCTTTCGCGTTCAAGCTGTGCCTGACGTATAAGTTCTTCTTCACGGAGTCTTTTCCGTCTTTCAAGTTCGCGGCTGATAATTCTATATAAAATAAATATTAAAAGAACAAGGGCGACACCGGCAAGAGAAATTAAAATTATCTTTTGTCTTTGTAGCGCTTTAAAATATTCATTATCTTCAAGTTCAAATTGATTGGTTCTGTCGATTTTAATATTCGAAACCGTTACGGAATCCTTTCTGCTTATTTTAAAACCTATGGCATCCTGTACAAGTTTTGCTACTTGTTTTAAATCCGCATCGGGTATTTCGATATACTCTCTTTCAATTCTTCCGTTTGTAATTATAAAGTTTCCTTTTTCGTCTTTTTTCTTTTGCCAAGAGCCGTCAATATTTACGGAAACCGTACGTCTTCCGATTTCAGGATGAAAAATTTCACTTATTTGACTTGAGCTTACAAGTTCATTTAATTTTGAAATAGTTTGAGTCGAACGCCCTACAATATTTTTTGCATCTTTATACGACGGAGGAGTATTTCCGTCAACACCGGCAGGGCCTTCGGGATTTATTCCCGTTCCTTCGTAAATGGTATTTGCATTTTCGGAGCTTACGGTAATCGATTTTACAACTTCCGAATCATCATAAGGAGTTTCCTGATTATCTTCTTTTATAACAGTCGGCAAAAGTTTTGTAGTATTTGCGGAGCGCTCCGACATATCCATATCTATTTTAATGTTTAAATCGCGCACTCTGTCGGTACCGTAAATTTTTTGCAAAGCCGCTAAAATTTGAGCCGCATATTCTTTTTCAAGTTTTCCTATAAGCTTTTGCTGTTTTTCAATCATTGTAAGGCGGTCAAAGTCTTTTAAGCCTTCAAAATCGTTTAAAATATTTCCCGTATTATCGGCAATTGTAATATTTTCATCAAGAAGACCCGGAACTGCAAGTTTAAGGATTTTTTGAATTCCTTCGACTTTTTTTCTTTGAGTAAGGATATCGCTTCCTGGTGTAGGATAAATAATAATACTCGCCGTTACAGGGTCCTGTTCCGAAGCAAATACCGCTTTTTCGGGCATATTAACTACAACGCTTGCATCATCAATATCTTCTAAAGATTTTATATGCCGTTTAACCTCTTCGATAACGGCCCGGCGCACATCGATTTTTCTTTCAAAATCGGTACGTGTCCAGCGCTCGACATCAAAGATTGCCCAAGGGCTTGTGTTTTGCGGAATCAAATCTTCGCGGATTAAAATGGAGCGCATACGTCTTGCGGTTTGCTCATCGCTTACGGAAATAATTCCGTCCGAAGATACGGTAGGCGTTACGTTTTCTTCATTTAATCTTAAAAGAATCCTGTCGCGGGTATCTACGTCGGTTATTGCCATATCAAGAACAGGCACCGAAGTCGGTTTTGATGACCAGCGCATAAGAACAACAATCAAAACCAGAGAAAGCACCGCAACTCCGATAATGATTCCCTTTTGAACTCCCGTCCATTTTCCCCAAAGAGTTCCGAGTTTTGCCGTAAAGTTTTTTATCTTTTCGTTCATGTTTCCCCCCATGTACCGAACGTTATTTTACTCTGCTTTGCAGTGTAATTATTTTATCTCGTTGTAGTTATATCGTTCCAGCTTTTTACAAGCCTATCGATAACCGTTTGCGCCAGCTTTAACGATAAATTAGCCTGCGCCATTCCTATTGTTATATCGTGAACATCGACCGAATCGGGGTCGATAATCATTTGTTCGCTTAATTCATTCATTTTAATTTGCTTTGAATTAACATCATCAAAGGCTTTTAAAATTAACTGCTCAAAACTTGCCGCAGGTTTATTTACGGCAAGCTCAATCATATCGGTATCGGAAACCATTCGGCTTCTAAAATTATCCGTAATGACGGAACCGACTTGAGGAACTTCCAAAAGTCCCGGCACCTTATAAACATGCGCCGCATTAACTTGATTTATCATTTAAACCCTCCCCTTACCTTGCAATATCCAAGGCTTTTTGAAACATATCCTTTGCTCCTTGAACAACTGCAAGATTCGCTTCATAAGCACGCGAAGCCGAAATTAAATCCACCATTTCGGTAACAACGCTTACATTAGGATATTCCACATATCCTGCACGAGGCCCCGATTTAATTGCTCTGGGGTCTGTAGGAGCATAAACCCATCGCGATTCTGAATTATCTTTTTCTATGGAAACAACTCTGACGCCTTCTCCCACACCCCTATCAATAGATTGAGGAACAAAGGGAGTCATCCAATCAATACCGGATTTTTTTTGCTCTACAATTACACGGCTTCTTTTAAAAGCCCCGCCTTCCTGCGTTGCCGTTGTAGAAGCATTTGCAATATTGTTCGAAATAACGTCCGTTCTCAATCTTTCCGCATGCATTCCTGTTGCGGCGATATTTATACTTGTAAATAACCCCATCTTATTCTCCTTCTAAAGATAAGAGCGATACGGAAGCCAAGTCGAAAGGCTTATCGTATCTCCGTTATCTTAAAATCTATTTTAAAACCGACTGAGCCTGATTATATTGAAAGCCGGTCATCATACTCAAAAGCTGATATTGCATTTGAATTTTTAAAACGTTCATCGCTTCTTCTTCAGGATTTACGTTATTACCGTTTGCTTTTTCTTCGGTTAAATAATCCAAAACCCTTCTCGGCTCAACCGTTCTATAATCAATTACATCGTTAGACTTTATATGCAAAGGATGAGTCGTTGCAAGCTGAAAAGCTCCGTCCGCTCTTTTTTCGGAGTCAAAGGCGCGCTTTAACTCGGATTCAAAATTAACTACGGTTCTTTTAAAATTAGGCACATCCGAATTAGCCAAATTATTTGAAGTAACATTGTATCTAAGCGTATTAACGTCCATTGCCCTGTGTAAAATATCCGTTGTACGCAAAAAACTGTTTAGACCCATAAGTCCCTCCTAATCCGTTCCGTCTTTAAAATTTACCGTTTTTTAAAGACGGACCTATATCTATTTTCGGCAAATTTAAAATTTGCTTAAGTAATTGCCGATAAGCGGATTCACGTTGCCGATTACAATATGTACCTGGACAAATCCTGGTCCTGCACGATTCCTTTAAGCCTTTCATCGACATAGTCCACATCTATCTTTACGGTTTCCCCCTTCATTTCACTTGCATTAAAAGAAATATCTTCAACCAGCATTTCCATAATCGTGTGAAGTCTTCTCGCTCCTATATTTTCGTTTTTTGAATTTACATCTGCCGCTAAAAAGCTCATTCTGTCGATAGCCTCTTCGGTAAATTCGATTTTTACGTCTTCGGTTTTTAAAAGCTCCTGATATTGTCTGGTCAGGGCATTTTTAGGCTCAAGTAAGATACGTTTAAAATCTTCCGCATGAAGCGATTCCAATTCCACGCGTAAGGGAAATCGTCCTTGAAATTCCGGAATTAAATCGCTGGGCTTTGAAACGCTGAAAGCACCTGCGGCTATAAAAAGAATATGCGTCGTGTCTACCACTCCGTATTTTGTGGAAACATTTGAGCCTTCAACGATGGGAAGGATATCCCGCTGAACACCCTCACGCGAAACGTCGGGCCCGCCGCCCCTATCCGAGCGGGAAGCGACCTTATCGATTTCATCTATAAAAATAATTCCCATTTCTTCTACACGCCTTTTAGCTTCTTCACTTACCTTATCGCGGTCAACCATACGGTCAAGCTGTTCGGCCATAATAATTTCACGGGCTTCTTTTATGCTTACGTTTTTTCGCTTAGGTTTTGAACCGCCCATCATCATACTGGAAATATTGCTCATTGCATTTTCTATATCTTCCATATTGGAACCGCCTGCAAAAAATTCAAAAGGAGGCATATTTGAAGGCTGAATTGTAACTTCAACCATTTTATCTTCAAGTTTTTTTTCTCTAAGCATTATACGGAATTTTTCGCGGGTACCGCTCATATCGTTTTCTTTTTTTTCATCTTCTTCATGCACAAGCTCAACCGCCGCTTTTTTTTCAATTGCAGGCTCGCCGTCCTTACGCACCGTAATTTTTATAGGAATAACATTTTCAGCCTCGTTTGCATTGGAAGAAGTCTTTTTGCCGGAACCGGGCAAAAGTAAATCCAATAAGGATTCTTCGGTGTTTTTTTCCGCCTGTACTTTTAAGGATTCCTGCATTTCGCTTTTTACCATATTAAAGCCGACAGCCATTAAATCGCGTATCATAGATTCGACATCGCGGCCTACATAACCTACTTCCGTATATTTCGTAGCTTCCACTTTTAAAAAAGGAGCTCCCGAAAGTTTTGCAAGCCGCCTTGCAATTTCGGTTTTACCTACGCCTGTAGGTCCTATCATTAAAATATTTTTAGGCGCAATTTCATCTCTGATTTCTTCAGGCAATTGCAGCCGGCGCATTCTGTTACGCAAAGCAATTGCAACCGCCCGCTTTGCCTTATGCTGACCGATAATATATTTATCGAGTTCTTCTACAGTTTGTTTCGGTGTTAATACGTTTAAATCGATGCTCATTATATTTCCTCCATAATGATATTTCCGTTTGTATAAATACAGATTTTTCCCGCAATAGCTAAACTTTTTTCCGCAATTTCACGTGCGGAAAGTTCCGTGTTTTGCATTAAAGCCAAGGCGGAGGCATAGGCGTAATTCCCGCCAGAACCGATTGCCAAAATATTTTCTTCAGGCTCTATAACATCTCCGTTTCCTGAAATTAAAAGAGTGGTCTTTGCATCGGCAACCAAAAGGAGAGCTTGAAGGTTTTTAAGCATTTTATCGGTACGCCAATCCTTTGCAAGCTCAACCGCCGAACGGGTTAAATCGCCTGAAAATTCTTTTACCCTAACTTCAAATTTTTCCAAAAGAGTAAAAGCGTCCGCCGTAGCACCCGCAAACCCTGTAAGTATTTTACCGTCATAAATTTTTCTAACCTTTCTGGCATTTCCTTTCATAACGGTTTCACCCATTGTAACTTGCCCGTCTCCCGCCATTACGATTTTTCCGTTCTTTCTTACGGCAATTACCGTAGTACTTCTTACCTTGTTTTTCATAAAACTCCCTATAAAACAATTCTATTTTTACAACCGTCAATTTAAAATTGCCGATTACTTACGAATGCGGATGAGCTTTTTTGTAAAGCGAATGAAGCTGTTCCGCAGTAATATGAGTGTATCTTTGCGTAGTGGAAACACTTGCATGTCCTAAAAGTTCCTGCACAACTCTTATATCCGCACCGCGTGTTACAAGAGTTGAAGCAAAACTGTGCCTAAAAGCGTGAGGCGAAAGTCTTTTTAATTCGGGCGAAATTTCCACATAACGGTTAATTATATACCTTATACCGCGAATCGTAAGAGGCTTTCCCCTCTTATTTAAAAAGAGCGCATCACGTGTTTTTCCGTCTTCACCCGTTTGCACTTCGCCTTGATGTTTTTTTAATAACATTTTACGCTCTTTTAAATAAATCTTTAAATAATCTTTTGCAAAGTCCGCAAAAAAAACCTTGCGCTCTTTTTTTCCTTTTCCGAAAACTATTGCGGAAGAAAAAGAAAAATCCAAATCTTTTATATCCAACCCTGCAAGCTCCGAAACACGGCAGCCTGTAGAATAAAGAGATGCAAACAAAGCGGCGTCTCTTGCTTCCCATAAAATATTTTTGTTTTCGGGCAGGGCGCAAAACTCCTGAGCTTGAGCCGGAAACATAAACACGGGAAGTTTTAAAGGTATTTTTAAATTACGTAATCCCGTTGCAGGGTTTACCTTTGTTAAATTAAAACGTACCGCATATTTATAAAACCCGCGTAAAACGGAAAGAAGTCTGTTAATTGAAGCGGGCGCAAATTTTTTATCTCCCAATTCAGCGGCAAAAATTCTTATATCGGAAGCGGAAACTTCAAATACTTTTAAATTTAATTCTTTAAGCCACGATTTAAAAATTTGTAAATCGTTTTTATAAGAATTAATTGTCGCCTTTGTAAACTGCCTTACGCCTGCCGTATAAGTAAGATAGTCTTCAAAAATTTTATCCGCTTCTTCCATTTAAAACTTCCTATTCTTCCGACTCATTTACATCTTCTACACCTTCAACTACAGTATGAAGATAATCGCAATCGGGATTTATACAAGCCTTATAGCTTCCGTGTTTTTTATCGTATTTTTCTACCATAAACCAGCCGCACTTGGGACAAACCGCGTTAATGGGTTTAAAGTGCGAAATAAAATCGCATTTCGGAAAATTGGTGCAGCCGTAAAACTCCTTTCCCCTCCCCTTAGACTTACGCGCAATAATATCTCCGCCGCAGCCTTCTCTGGGACACTTTGCAAGCGGAATCGATTTTGTATTTTTACATTCGGGGAATCCTGTGCAGGCAAGGAAAAAGCCGAAACGCCCGAGTTTTTTAACCATCGGTTTCCCGCATTTTTCGCAAACTATATCGGTTTGTTCATCAAGGGAACCCTTAATGCTTTCAACCTTTACCATTGCATCTTCAACCTGCTCTTGAAACGTGCCGTAAAAACTTTTCATCAAATTAGGCCATTCAACCTTATTTTCTTCAACTTCATCAAGCTTGGTTTCCATACCGGCCGTAAAATTTACATCGACTATATCCGAAAAGTTTTTTACTAAAAGAGTG is drawn from Treponema pedis and contains these coding sequences:
- the fliI gene encoding flagellar protein export ATPase FliI, whose protein sequence is MISIFDKYTNAVTETDPIKFTGRVVRVHGMLIESEGPVAVVGELCQIITDDKPKGLKAEVVGLNGNIVQLMSFTDVQGVKVGDVVIASGEILSIPVGNVLLGRVVDSLCQSADGKPEPYSDIRYPVTAPPPDPMKRKPIRQRIVTGIRAIDGLLAVGRGQRLGIFSGSGIGKSTLLGMIARNTNADVNVIALIGERGREVVDFIEHDLGPEGLKHSVIVTATSDQSPLARIRGAYTATAIAEYFRDRGKDVMLLFDSVTRFARAQREIGLAIGEPPATRGYTPSVFETMPKLLERSGTSDKGSITGFYTVLVDGDDMDEPISDTVRGILDGHIVLERRLAQRGQYPAINVLRSISRLANRVAGENTKKAVTKARNLLAAYTESEDMILVGAYQKGSDANIDDAIEHYPLIYDFLTQDVNDPAKLEDTLKKLSEITGIEIPDFECSEDALGRGAIKKYVQPSEAANLYGETAVDS
- the fliH gene encoding flagellar assembly protein FliH — its product is MAKTIFRGFEVNKKANDVVFLQLNKTFQNEPEEEIVEDVPVYEGPSIEDLKKEAEDFKIEWEKEKEQMFAEARAAADKIIKEAENAAFDEVKRQTDEAQVVSQKAKDEAKKIIAEAEASAKAIISDAQSNQASVNREGYQEGFSRGREEGYKEGDLEVKRLITRLQTIITKTMDRRQEILSETEQQIVDLVLLMTRKVVKVISENQRNVVVSNVVHALRKVKGRGDVIIRVNLADVGMTTEHTKNFISTAENIKNITVVEDSTVDQGGCIIETDFGAVDAKIASQLNELEQKILEISPIKTKIKTGNI
- the fliE gene encoding flagellar hook-basal body complex protein FliE, with product MINQVNAAHVYKVPGLLEVPQVGSVITDNFRSRMVSDTDMIELAVNKPAASFEQLILKAFDDVNSKQIKMNELSEQMIIDPDSVDVHDITIGMAQANLSLKLAQTVIDRLVKSWNDITTTR
- the fliG gene encoding flagellar motor switch protein FliG gives rise to the protein MAVAPAKERGSAKKGKDINSLTGRQKAAIFLVSLGGEISAKIMERLREDEVEKIVFEIARTETVDAELKDAVLQEFQDLMAAQNFITTGGIDYARDVLEKTFGSQKAIEIINRLTSSLQVRPFDFIRRTDPAHLLNFIQQEHPQTIALILAYLEPQKASVILQNLPDEIQSDVARRVATMDRTSPDVLREVERVLEKKLSTISSEDYTAAGGVDSIVEILNLVDRSSEKSIIESLEDEDPDLAEEIKKKMFVFEDIVMLDDRSIGKVLREVNNDEMAKALKQVDAEVQDKIFRNMSKRAGAMLREEMEYMGPIRVKDVEEAQQKIVSIIRHLEDKGEIVIARSEEDELI
- the fliF gene encoding flagellar basal-body MS-ring/collar protein FliF; translation: MNEKIKNFTAKLGTLWGKWTGVQKGIIIGVAVLSLVLIVVLMRWSSKPTSVPVLDMAITDVDTRDRILLRLNEENVTPTVSSDGIISVSDEQTARRMRSILIREDLIPQNTSPWAIFDVERWTRTDFERKIDVRRAVIEEVKRHIKSLEDIDDASVVVNMPEKAVFASEQDPVTASIIIYPTPGSDILTQRKKVEGIQKILKLAVPGLLDENITIADNTGNILNDFEGLKDFDRLTMIEKQQKLIGKLEKEYAAQILAALQKIYGTDRVRDLNIKIDMDMSERSANTTKLLPTVIKEDNQETPYDDSEVVKSITVSSENANTIYEGTGINPEGPAGVDGNTPPSYKDAKNIVGRSTQTISKLNELVSSSQISEIFHPEIGRRTVSVNIDGSWQKKKDEKGNFIITNGRIEREYIEIPDADLKQVAKLVQDAIGFKISRKDSVTVSNIKIDRTNQFELEDNEYFKALQRQKIILISLAGVALVLLIFILYRIISRELERRKRLREEELIRQAQLERERQLYEAQLANADVSMTVEERKRLELQENAINIAREHPEDVALLIRTWLMEE
- a CDS encoding tetratricopeptide repeat protein, with amino-acid sequence MQIFLWDKYKSGFLHADDDSENIFTSLSFECTQEFLIASVFHNYSNAAIEGMNLKKYKNQVLFEPLKYYQTALIAQIEGSFQKAYSLTKTAITFFQDYKFSSGEYRALSLLAFFNLSENKISDALTYFTYSLDIAEHTHDSGFICEALFNIAVVYFLQNNLKQAITFLDKLSNAVNEYFEQEWKIPCLFMQGRIYLQVGEFQKAEEVFNLAGDFASLYFENLESLCRVWAAHSLIYRGQIKTGQEILLKYSENTDDAFLFLIESFLFYPILYNDFEKLEADYQDFYSDYDGTSFMNLQKVKSGFNFAEDLVWAKIYGMSVGKKMFNIFYNYYNYKLALSNAGGKQSGQIFLSELEASSIDALYQNDSFSSLYLYLCYDLYSSVYGDTAPQTTAYLSKAFKAMQKNVLSIGENDIRDKYMQKNLWNAKLFKAAQNHKLI
- the fliJ gene encoding flagellar export protein FliJ codes for the protein MKRFNFRLEKLLHLREFYERKAEIELAHAIAYLDSLKLALKNIASLYAQNSQKLNFDGSTVSIDELHSIQNCIIRLNKEKDELINKSVQAQIIIDEKRKIYIEAASKRKAISKLKEKKLEEWKKENIKAEDDFIDDLVTYKTAVTG
- the flgC gene encoding flagellar basal body rod protein FlgC, which gives rise to MGLFTSINIAATGMHAERLRTDVISNNIANASTTATQEGGAFKRSRVIVEQKKSGIDWMTPFVPQSIDRGVGEGVRVVSIEKDNSESRWVYAPTDPRAIKSGPRAGYVEYPNVSVVTEMVDLISASRAYEANLAVVQGAKDMFQKALDIAR